The following are encoded together in the Mastacembelus armatus chromosome 6, fMasArm1.2, whole genome shotgun sequence genome:
- the LOC113133219 gene encoding parathyroid hormone-related protein-like, protein MCSIVMLQQWSLTVFLLCSPVTLDARPTDALSGRTRRSVSHAQLMHDKGRSLQEFKRRMWLQGLLEEVHTADERTPPVQSKIPSQTFSGNAMYQKPPGATKNLPDRFKLEREATNLPQETNKALAYKDQPLKVATKRKKKVRSGRRRENDKKRRRARSVTTKGP, encoded by the exons ATGTGCTCTATAGTCATGCTTCAGCAGTGGAGTCTGACTGTGTTCTTGCTGTGCTCTCCAGTGACTCTTGATGCAAGACCAACTGATGCACTCAGTGGCAGAAC gAGGAGGTCAGTGAGCCACGCCCAGCTGATGCATGACAAGGGCCGCTCATTGCAGGAATTCAAGCGTCGCATGTGGCTCCAGGGGCTGCTGGAGGAGGTGCACACAGCTGATGAGCGAACACCACCTGTACAGAGCAAAATTCCAAGCCAAACCTTTAGTGGGAATGCCATGTATCAGAAACCCCCAGGAGCCACCAAGAACCTCCCCGACAGGTTCAAGCTGGAAAGAGAGGCAACTAACCTGCCCCAGGAGACGAACAAGGCTCTGGCATACAAGGACCAACCATTAAAAGTGGCcaccaagaggaaaaaaaaggtgaGATCAGGCCGCCGCAGAGAGAACGACAAGAAGCGGAGGCGGGCACGGTCTGTCACAACAAAGGGGCCATGA